Genomic window (Muntiacus reevesi chromosome X, mMunRee1.1, whole genome shotgun sequence):
GTCATTGTTGTGATCCTGAGTTTCACTTGCCATGGCTGGTCATGGAACATGATATACCTATGAGACATGTTCTTAATAAAAAGCCTCAGATTCTGACGCTTCCCTGGGCAGAGACATGTTGCACACTAGTGCAACCCTTTAGTTTGTTGCTAGAGAAGAGAGCATGTCCTCGATGGCCCCAGAGAGGCAAGTACTCATAAGCATGTGTCCAACCTCTCTGATTcctctgaatagacatttttttcctgttggtcttggtttgtatatttttgttctaATAAACCTCAGTCATGAGTATAATCTGCTTTTGAGTCTTGTGAATCCTTTTGCTAAATCAGAAAAATTGAGGGGAAGGTGACCCTCAGATGTCTTGGACATAAAAGGACTAGTACAATATAAAGCAAGTAGTACACATTCAATATATGCCAGCTATGGAATTTAACTGATCCTGTTGGATGTGACAGGGGACTGACCTCACTTGTACTAGAGTGTAGGCTGGGACTCCAGGATTTTGTCCACTTTTCTGAACCATGCTCTTGGAAGCAGGCAAGGATAACCTCTCATCAGTTGAGAAGTTGGAAAACATAACTCCAAGGTTTCCCCCTGGCCTCCCAGCCCTGCTGATTCCAAGTGGGAAGGTATCATGTGAAGCAAATGGGTAGATAGCCAACCTCTAACTGGGGCATTCTGAGAATGCACAACagggcaaatttttttttttatcattttgaaagATAACAAAAAGAATCGAAACATTTAACATCAGTGCTAGAGCCCTGGACCCTTACTTTGGTAGCAGTCACCAGAGGCAGTGgtatattgggacttccctagtggttcagtggctaaaactccacactcccaaagcagggggcctaggttctatccctggtcagggaactagatcccacatgatgcaactaagagtttgcatgccacaactaacaacTGGTatggtcaaataaatatttttttaaaacaggaaatgACTATCAGGGATTTCCCCAATGCACCAGAACCAAGCACACAGAGCCATTTCTGTCACGCACTGGGCACCACAGAAAGACAGTCTTAAACTGTGAGGACTAtatgtcaacattaaaaaaaaaaaaaaagctaattggGTTGAGACTTCAATTGAGGGCTaatcaaaagaaaagaggagCCCAGGGTACTGATCTTGCAATACCTttctatatttgtgtgtgtgtgattatggTTCCCGTCCAAATGGTTgcctgtgtccaactcttttcagccccatggactgtagcccttcaggctcctctgtccatgggatttcccaggcaagaatactggagtgggttgctgttttctcctccaaaggattgtcctgacccagggatcgaacccacatctcctgcactggcaagaggattctttactactatgccaacctgggaaacccatccaagtgagttgttgttgttgttgttcagttaccaagtcctgtctgactctttgtgaccccatggactgcagtgcaccagacttccttgtccctcaccacctcctggagtttgcccaagcaGATCTAACATACTTCCAAAAGAGATGTATACCTCTAAAATGCAagaataattacaataaaatCAATTGTTATGTCACACATTTATTTACTATTTCTCAAGTAAATTGCCTCGAGATGGATAGGTCTAATCTCAATAGTGATCCCATGTGGATTGTTCTACCAAGTTCTTAAATATGGTGAGAATATAATAGTTGGTAGAAGTTTGCTTATTCTGCATGAGTGGTCCCCTTATTTTTTTTGAACCCTTAATTATTTTGGGAGGTTTTATAGACGGCTTCCTTGCATTTTATGTTGCCCATAATAGTCATCTCCCTGTCACTCTCACTGTCATTGCTATATGTTGACAAATGGCTATCATTCATGTCGCCATGCAGTGCATTGTCTTTGGGCTCTGTCTTGTGAGATGACTTGTAAAAGCACTTCAGTTTGCTTGAAGAAGGTGGAACTGGAACATGCTTCACATTCTCTTCTGAAGTATGAGTGATGAGTGGCTCACAAACAGCACAGCAAACAAGGCACTTTTCTTTGTAGTATCGACAAAGCTTCACTGGTTGAGGCCTAGATAATATTTCTGCCCTACCTTCACTAGCCAGGCTTTTTAGTTTAAGATGTCTCTGGAGTTTGGTCAGTTTCGGTATACTTGATTGCACAGGGACACTTTGACTCTTTGGATAAGGTGGAGACATTTTGGTTGGCTTGACTGGACATTGTAGACTTGATGGCCAAGTTGGCTTGATGGCTTTCCTTGCATAGGATGGACTGACCTGACTGACTAGCTTATAGGCATGAGATTGCCTATGTGCCTTTTTTGGACTGCGTGATCTATGCAACTTTTCCTGGGGGACTGATCCTAACACTTTTTTGGGATTTGATGGCTTGGATGGGTTTTTTTGACTCAAGGGCCTGACTAACTTTTCTACACTTGAAGGAACAGAGACTTTTTGTGAAGTTGAGGGCCCAGATGACTTATCTATACTAGATAGCAGTGATTGTTTTTCTAGATTGCCTGGACCAGCAGTCGGTGACTTGGACTTAGTGAATGATATTTTAGATGACGTGGATGCTTTGGTCATGTCTT
Coding sequences:
- the LOC136153568 gene encoding uncharacterized protein CXorf66 homolog, giving the protein MNLFIYVLLLSIWTNNCLDRQENNGSDTAAVTPVEPKQRRIEGAQHRLLIFIIASIIISFILRCFCFIYYGCASKKADGAATVKKEDMTKASTSSKISFTKSKSPTAGPGNLEKQSLLSSIDKSSGPSTSQKVSVPSSVEKLVRPLSQKNPSKPSNPKKVLGSVPQEKLHRSRSPKKAHRQSHAYKLVSQVSPSYARKAIKPTWPSSLQCPVKPTKMSPPYPKSQSVPVQSSIPKLTKLQRHLKLKSLASEGRAEILSRPQPVKLCRYYKEKCLVCCAVCEPLITHTSEENVKHVPVPPSSSKLKCFYKSSHKTEPKDNALHGDMNDSHLSTYSNDSESDREMTIMGNIKCKEAVYKTSQNN